Genomic DNA from Cololabis saira isolate AMF1-May2022 chromosome 20, fColSai1.1, whole genome shotgun sequence:
atgaatccagaatgtatgaaatttttgttttttttaattgcattacagaaaataaagaactttatcacaaaattctaattttctgagacagtcctgtatatgtatgtatatatatgtatgtatgtatgtatgtatgtatgtatatacctgtgtgtgtgtgtgtgtgtgtgtgtatatatatatatatatatacatatatacatatcaaTATTGTAAATAGTGTAGTGGGGAATAGCTGTTTTTTGCTTAATCGGGTGAACTAAACTCCTGACAAACTGATGTGGTTCACTAACTCTGTTTCACTAACTGTGTTTCCAGCCTGCCATGCCCGCCCAGCCCCCTGTGAGGGAGCCGGAGGAGGAGATGGAAGCTAAAGGAGAGTCACAGCTCCCTGAGGCCAACGGGCAGGTGGAGGACCcaaaagagaaggaaagaacAGGGGGTGGGGGAGGAGAGGAGATGATGGAGGAGAGTATGGAGGAGAGGGACAGTGACTTGGACGACagtgaagaggaggaagaagaagaagaagaggaggaggaagaagaagagagttCAGGTAAACAATTTGAAGTGTTCCACTAAAAGCAAGCAATGACAGACAGATGTATGATAAGTGCCCCTTATTTGTGTCTGTTCTTCATGAAGAGATGGATGATGAAGACTGCGAGCGGAGGAGGGGAGAATGTCTAGACGAGATGATGGATCTGGAGAAACAGTTTCAGGACCTGAAAGAGAAGTAATTTAAATCAATGTCCGTCAGATGTTTTTAAATAATTCCCGTCTAACGTGCGGTGTGTCCACAGGCTGTTTCGGGAGCGCCTGAGTCAGGTGAAGGTGAAGCTGGACGAGGTGCTGACGGGGAAGGCTGGAGAATACAGAGAACCGCTGGCTGCACTACAGAGCAACATGCAGATACGAACGCAAGTAGCTGGTAAAGAAATGTTTTAAAGATCAAGAGAGGAGATGAAGTTGAGCTTGAAGTTTACTGTTTACATTTATATGTAGGAGATTGCTATGCCATTAAGAACCTTTGTTGGGACCTAACTTTCTCTGCAGTACCGTAGAAGTTTGAACGTTTTTATTGAattcatcataaaaaaaaaaacgttttctcTCAGTTTCAGTCATCTAGGACTTTAGCGTGGCTTATGTTTGCAGTAAATAATGATGCTACTTTTAAATTATCAGTCAGGATGGTGTCACCGGCCTGTTCAGAGACGAATGTCTGTCTataacaggggtgtcaaacggGCGGCCtgcatgcggcccgagagagattttcatgcggcccgcgagaagtttccaacgcaaaaaaacgaaatgttaatttactaaaaaggaatgcataaataattgccatgaatcgcaccATAttcgataatatatttcttctacaaatccatcgttattccacaaagagagcagttttcgacatttttttagttttctagaatgcatttgccaatTTTagttctttgtagacggtcgtttatttttattaactgactactattatatattttcgcaggaaaaacatcactgctaaaaaaagatgatagaagatatttattcgaagaatttcagttttgaatacgaggatagtgacaaagtaaaacggttaaaagagaagtgctgactttttcggcacactggcgtaaatatccgcgccaatttttaaaaataaatacacttaattgtactggaaaatctctaaatcacaaagaaacactctcggatataataagatttaatttaattaaatttcctataaaaaagcgaaatataaaaaaaacatacttgtttctgtttatctttgtaaaatgatattaaaagtatcttacataatttgaaaaaaaacaagacatttcaagataagatcctgaagaaatacatttgtcaaatccggcccacaaagcaaaatgagtttgacacccctggtctataaCATCGCGTCATCGTCTCTTTCTGCAGGAGTGTACAGAGAATTGTGTCTGCAGGTGATCAAACACAAGCATGAATGTGAAGTGCAAGGAGCAAAGCAGCATCTGGAGGTGATTCACACCCTCACAAAACATTACAAACGTCATTCAGCTACTGAAGTCCAGTGTGTGTGCTTTAGCGCCATCTAGTAGCATAAATTATGTATTGCAACTGAAACTTTAAGCTTGTATTGACAAAACCAGCGTAGTGTGTGTGAACCGTGTGTGTTTGTTGCAGAGTGAGCGGACGTTGCTGCTTGATGCCATGAAGTCGGAGCTCCTTGAAAAGATAAGGAGACTGGAGGAGGATAGGCAGAACGTAGACCTCACTTCAGGTAAAAGTCTTTCTCAAAGGTGTAGTTAGATTTagacagagctgggtagaggagccaaaaattgtactcaagtaaaagtactgttacttcagaataatatgactcaagtagaagtaaaaagtcgtcaTCCAAatcattacttgagtaaaagtaaaaaagtacttgatgaaaaaactactcaagtactgagtaactgttgagtaacgtctgattaattttttttaacacaaccattcaaacagacaaaagtacaaaataatcattttcaggcaaattaaatcaataaaataaattaaaattaataaaaaataaaaaaagcttaaattaaaataatcttaaagtacattcaagtactttaataaataataaaataaataaaataataacagaataaaaaaataaattaagcacaagtagcacaaaatttcaagcctttgtacatttcttttttaaccaggcagaactgtacagtatatgtgacaaaacatgcaaaaacaaacatttttcccaaagaatcactcagtgatgtcatgagattgacccgtacgcggataaaagggataaaagcaaagtaacagctcaacgtagcctaatgtagcggactaaaagtaacagtttcttcttcacaaatctactcaagtaaaagtaaaaagtatagtgattcaaaactactcctaaaagtacaacatttcccaaaacttactcaagtaaatgtaatggagtaaatgtaactcgttactacccacctctggattTAGATTTGTGTCAAAATTCTGTTGAAGCTTTTCACATATTTCTGAAAGAAAGTATGTGAAATTCTGCATACGAGATGAAAGATGCATGATCATGCCTAcgctgttttctttgcaaaagtGAGGCGTCAatttgtttaagtttaaaacACTTGTGGCGGTGGCAGAAACTTCACCCGTCCTACGTCTTTGCAGAGGTCCAACAGTTTTACTGTAACTTTATCCACAACAGACATGTGACGGCGTACTGTATGTGTTTAATTTTGATCTAAAGGTCTGCAGGTCacacttttttccttgtttcagAATGGAGTGATGAAATGAGAGGCAAGAAGTGTAAAAGAAAGACCATTCTGGGTCATTcagagagaaagaagaaagtAGCTTTGGTTTCAGGTAAAATATTTTGGTCATGCAACCTGCACGTTTGGTTAAGTTAAGATGTGCAGACGGTTGAATAACACGGCGTCTGCGTCACAGGCCCTTTCATCGTCTACATGTTGAGAGACATCGACATCCTCGAAGACTGGACTGCCATCAAGAAGGTGACGTTTCTCACCTTTCTCAGAGGTTGAATGAGTAAGAAATCCATgtcaaggttgtttttttttctgtttttaggcAAAATCAGCACTGTcaccattaaaaaagaaagcagaGAGTAAGTCTACTGTGAGCATTTAGTATGCAGAGCATGCTGCAAACATCTTCACTCCGATTAATCTCCTTCCTGTCTTTCAGAGCGGTGATGACGGGAGGATCcacgcaggaaaaaaaaaaaacacttaccaACTTTGCAGTTCCTACTTCTACTCACAGTTCAGGTTTCGTCTTTGACTGAAACTCAACAGACTATTgaggattattttattttagttttttgtagCGCCTTGAACCCCCCCACTCCCCGACACCCTGTTGCTTATTTGTTGCTATTTAAAATACATTCTTAATGATATGACAACCGTGTATTTATAGAATGATTTATAATGCTAATTAaagtttttatcttttatgatacaagatttttgtgtgtgtattttctctttttataaaAAGAGTGGGTTAATTTACTTTAATGACAGATATTCTTTAGATTTTGAGccgttttatttaattaaaccCTGAACGCCTCGGTAGGTGTAATGATGTGTGAAGATTACTGACACCTAGTGGCCAAAAGGGGAGTAGCAGGCATCTCTAGCACCTCCAACCCAGACGCAATAAATGCACATTTATTGGAAAGACAAATGATCTCTTGACAAGAAAACCATCAACAGTGAAATTGCGACTTTAATCAGAATAAACCCCgaagtttttttatttctacttcGTGTTAAACTGAGATTTCCTTGTTTTTTATTACAATAAACTTCAAAACAGGTACCTACAGATATCTTTTAATAGTGAGTAAAAAGATATCTCAGTGTGGAGCACCCGCC
This window encodes:
- the brms1 gene encoding breast cancer metastasis-suppressor 1, producing MPAQPPVREPEEEMEAKGESQLPEANGQVEDPKEKERTGGGGGEEMMEESMEERDSDLDDSEEEEEEEEEEEEEEESSEMDDEDCERRRGECLDEMMDLEKQFQDLKEKLFRERLSQVKVKLDEVLTGKAGEYREPLAALQSNMQIRTQVAGVYRELCLQVIKHKHECEVQGAKQHLESERTLLLDAMKSELLEKIRRLEEDRQNVDLTSEWSDEMRGKKCKRKTILGHSERKKKVALVSGPFIVYMLRDIDILEDWTAIKKAKSALSPLKKKAEKR